GTGGGCAACGTGATCTGGAAGAAGACGATCCCCTCGGGCTACACGGACTACTGGTACGTGGCCCGGGTGGGGGGCGACGGCACGGGGGACTCGTACGGCCGCTTCCGTTTCGTCAACAACACCATCCTGTGCGGGGGGCGCGCCGTGTTCCGCATCCACTACGGCATCGAGAGCGTGGAGATGCACAACAACGTGTTCTGGCGCGTGGGGGGCGGGCCGGTGACGGTGTTCACCGAGCAGGACATCGACTGGCGGCCGGGGCAGCGCACCATCGGCGGGAGCGGCAACTGGGTCCCGACCGGGTCCTCGTCCATCCCCGCCGGGTGGATCGGCACCTTGACCGGCGCTGACCCCGGTTTCGCCGATCTCGCCGGGGGCGACCTGTCCCCCGCGGGCGGAAGTCCACTGCTCGACCACGGCACATCCAGCCCCGCGAGCCCTCCCGGGTACCCTTTCCCCAACCCGCTCTTCCCGCCTGCCTTCCTCCCTGACGCCTCCGCCCAGGCCCCGGGGACCGCTCAACCCCGGGCCGTCGACGGAGCGATCGACATCGGGGCCTTCGAGCACGGGAGCTTGCGCACGCTTTGCGATTTCAACCGGGACGGGCGGACCGACATCCTCTGGCGGAACACCGCCACCGGGGACGCCGTCGTGTGGATGATGAACGGGGCCGCTCCCACCTCCACCAGGCCCCTTCCCCTGGTCGACCCGGTCTGGTTCCTCACCGCGACGGGCGATTTCGACGGCGACGGGGCCGCCGACCTGCTCTGGTGCCATTCCGGGGCGGGGTACCTCTCCGTCTGGTTCATGGACGGGACCGCGGTCCGGGAGACACGGCCCGTCTCGTCAGTCCCCGTGGAGTGGCGCGTAGCGGCCGCCCCCGACCTGGATGCGGACGGGAAGTGCGACATCCTGTGGCGCCATGCCTCGAACGGAAGCAATGCCGTATGGTACATGGACGGCGCCGCGGTCACCGGGAGTGCGGCGCTCCCGGCGGTGGACACCGCCTGGGAGCTGACCTCCGCGGCGGATTTCGACGGTGACGGGGTGCCGGACCTGCTCTGGCGGCACCCGTCCAGCGGCAACAACGTCGTCTGGTTCCTCGACGGGCTTGCGGTGACGGGATCCGCCCTGCTGCAGGCCGTGCCGGCTCCCTGGGACATCGCCGCCACCGGGGACTTCGACGGGGATTCACAGACCGATATCCTTTGGCGAAACGGGAGCACCGGTGATACCGTGATCTGGTTCATGAGCGGGACCGCCGTCATCGACGACGCCTGTGTCCAGCAGGTCCCCGCTCCGTGGGCCATTGCCAATTGACGGGATCGGGAGGGATGTCATGCTGAAAATCAACTTCTGCCCATTGAAAGCGTTGTTGCCGGCTGCGCTCGTTCTCGGAGCCGGCCTGTGTTGCGTTCCGGCGGCCACGCTGCACGTGGATGACGACAACGGGACGGGAACGTACAACGGGACGGCGCGGTACCCTTACCGGACGATCCAGGCGGCGGTTAACGCGGCGGCGGCCGGCGACACCGTGAAGGTGGCGGCGGGGAACTACGGTTACGTCGCGGTTTCCAGCAAGGCCGTCGTTCTGTGGGGCGGGTTCCGCGGGGGGACGGCGGCGGACTACCAGAATGGCCCGGGAGGGGATTTCACCACCTGGGACCGGTTCTCGAACGTGAGCACGATCACGGGGGACGCGTCCCACGCGGGGGTGTCGCTCCAGGTGACGAACAACGACGAGGAGAGCCTCTCCGGGGCGGTGGTGACGGGGTTCCGGATCACCGGGGGCTCTCACGGGGTGGATGTGGGGGACAACGGCTGGCCCTACCCCCGAAATGTGACCGTCTCGGACAACCTCATCGAGGACAACGGGCTGCAGGACGGCAGTTCGGACAACCGGGGCGGAGGGGTCGTCCTGCATGGCGACCAGCTTCACTTGTTGAGAAACGACATCGTCAACAACCGGTCGGGCCGGGGAGGCGGGGTTTACGCCGGGGCGGAGAGTGCCGACGGCCCGGGGGTCATCGACATCGAAGGGAACCGGATCGAGAACAACCGGGGGTACAACGACCACGGGGGCGGGGTCTGCCTGGCGGGGGACACTCACTACTTCACGGGGAACGTGGTGAAGGGCAACCGGGTGATGGAGTCCTACGGGTGGGGCGGGGGTCTGATCACCTACGCGGACGCCGCGCACTTTAACGGGAACACGTTCTGTTCGAACTACGCGCCGTCGTGCGGGGGCGGGGTCTTCGTGGACGAGGGGGGCGAGGCGTGGTTCGACCACGACCTGGTGTGCCACAACGCGTCGATGGAGGCGGGGATGGCGGGGATCCTGGTGGACGACGGGACGCCGGGGCGCTCGTACGCCCACCTCCGCAACTGCACCCTGGCGTACAACCAGGGCCCCGGCGACCGGGGCGGGAACGCGGTCGGGCTGTTCTACGGGTCCTTCGCGGACGTGACCAACTGCATCTGCTGGGGGAACGGGGACGACTTCAACGCGCTGGCGGGGTCGGCCTTCACCTCCATCACCTACACGCTTTCAGAGGAGACGGCGGCGGGGGTCGGGAACGTCTCGGCGGACCCGCTCTTCGCCGACCCGGACGTGCTGCAGCAGGACTTTCACCTTCGCTCGGCGGGGGGACGCTTCGACCCGACCCTGTCGGGGGGGGCGGGCGGCTGGGTGTGGGACGCCGTCACCAGCCCGGCCGTGGACGCGGGCAACCCCGCGGACGCTTTTGACCAGGAACCGCCCCGCAACGGCGGCCGCGTCAACCTGGGCATCTACGGAAACACCCCCCAGGCCAGCCGGACGGCCTGGCCGACCCCCGGGAGCGATTTCGACGGGGACGGCAAGGCCGACCTCTTCTGGCGAAACGCCGTCACCGGGGACAACTCCATCTGGCTGATGGACGGCGCCGGCGTGAAAGGGGCCCTGGCCTTTCCCGCCGTGCCGCCGGCGTGGAAGGTGGCGGCGACCGGGGACTTCGACGGCGACGGGCATGTCGACCTCCTGTGGCGGCACGCCACGGCGGGTTACAACGTCGTCTGGTACCTGGACGGGAACGCCGTGACCGGCGAGGCGGCCATGATGACGGTGTCGACCGCCTGGGACGTGGCCGCGGCGGCCGACGTCAACGGAGACGGCCGCGACGACCTGGTCTGGCGGCACCTCTCGGCGGGGCACGCCGTCGTGTGGTACCTCCTGGAGGACCTTCGCGTCGAGGCCCAGGCGCTCCCGACCGTGGACCCGTCCTGGGAACTGGCCGCGGCCGCCGACTTCAACGGGGACGCCAAGCCGGACATCCTCTGGCGTCACACCCCTACGGGCGCCAACGGCGTCTGGTTCCTGGACGGGGTGAGTGTCCTGGGGGACGCGGCCCTCCCCGCGGTGGGGACGGACTGGCGCCTGGCGACCGTCGGGGATTTCGACGGGGACGGGGACGCCGACCTCCTGTGGCGGCAACCCGGGAGCGGCGTGAACGCGATCTGGGCCCTCGACGGCCTGGCCGTGACCGGCGACGCCCCGGTCCAGCCGGTCCCGCAACCCTGGGACCTCGTCGAGTGAGCCATGGCGACGGGAAAGGCAAGCCTACGTAATACTCACGCCGGCACCCGGAATGAGCAGCGTGAACAGTCGATACAGGACGGATCGAATGGGAGTCTGCTCTCTCAGGATGGGATCCTCCTCGGTGTTCCCGGGTGTTTCAGGGGTGCGGCAGGCAGAGGGCCTGGTGGTCGCCGCTGCCCGTCCACGCGCCCTCGAGGTACGCGGAGTCGGCGTAGATCTCGGCCCTGACCCGGAACTTGAGACGGCTGCAGACGGGGACGCCGAGAAGGGTCGAGAACTCCCCGGGCCCCGAGAAGGGCATGTAAGTGGCGAACTCCCAGGACTGCGAACCCACCGGGGCTTTTTCGAGCCGGAAGCGGCCGTTCGGGGTCCCGCACGCCGGGTAATCCCACTCCAGCCTCACCCAGCCGAACCCCGCGTTCGTAACCTGCAAGCCTGTTACAAGGGCCGGGCGGGTCCACGCGTGGGTCGGGGCGGTGAACTCCGCCTCCCCGGCACCGGCCCGCCGGACGCGGTACAGGTAGCGGGTTCCGCACTGGAGCGCCGCGTCGATGAAGGCGACGTCATACTGCAGGTTCACCCCGGTGGCCGTGGGCGTGGTGCGCACCGCTTCCGGCGCCGCGGACCCGGCACGGAAGCGTTCGATCACGTAGGCGGATTTGGGCAGGATGCGGTCCGTCCACCTGAGGTGGATCACGTTCGGGTACGCGGCGGTCACCTGGAGGTCGCGGGGCTTGCACCACCCGGTCGAGGCGGAGACGCTCACCCAGTCGGAGAAGATCCTCCCCCGGGCGGGGTCGCCCGTGTCCAGGAACACCCGGACGCTGACACGGTAGGACACCTGATTGCAGTCCAGGTTCCCGAAGAGGTGCGAGCGGGCTTCGGGCCCCTTTTCGACCGGTAGCCAGGCGACCAGCCCCGAGGCGGGGACGCAGGTCAGCTGGAACCCCGACACCGACTGGTTGCCGGGGGGGAAGAAATCCACCTTCAGGACACTCGTGGACTGGGCATGCACCGACACGTTCTGGGGCTTGTCCAACCGGGTCGGGGGAAAGACGGCCGGGTCGCTGTAGCAGCCGTTCCACCCCTGTCCCGGGTGACCGTCCCACGCGACATAGCCGTTGACCACGTAGCGGTTCACGGCGGTGGGGTCGGCGACCGCCAGGTCCACCGACCGGCGGTCGGCGCTCACGGTGCAGGCCTGTCGCCAACCCTCGTCGTCGAAACCGTAATCCGAGGTCGGGGGCGAGATCGCCGTCGTGGAGTGAAGGACCCGGAAACTGTCCGGCAGGATCCCGCCGGATTCCACAGACCAGGCCAAGCGGACGTGCGTGTCGTCCAGGGCGGTGGCCCGGAGGTTGCAAATCCGGGCGGGGATCCGCCGGTCGATGGCGAACCAGCACGGGGCGGAAAACGCCCGGTTGCCCTGGCCGACATCGGTCTGCACCACCTCGGCGCGCAGGTAACCGTCGTCGTAATTGTGGGGGACGGTCCAGGTCAGGACCCCCGACGCCGGCCCCGTGATCTCGGCTGACGTGAAAATCGGCTCGTCGATGCCGGCTTCCGTCCGCCCCCGGTAGAGGGTCACCCGGTACTTGCCCCCCGGAACGTTGTACGAGACCAGGGTTTCGAGAGGCCCGCCGCGTCTCGGGCGGAGGTCGAGGCCGTCGGAGCCCATCCACTGCCACCGGCCGACCTCGCCGGGGTTGCCGAACCAGCAGTCGGCGTCGGGCTTGCGAACCCAGAGCGCGATTCCCGGCCCGCCGCTCGAGGCATAAAGGCAACCGGCCCTCAGGGCGTTCACAATGCCGGGGAGGGTCAGTTCATCGGAATAGACCACGGTGGCGACCCTTCCCAGTTCCGACAGAGGGTGCAGGTCTAAGTGAAGGTCGGAGGCCGATATCGGGAAAGCACGGCAGCCGCGGCGGAGGAAGGACACCCAGCGGCGGTGGTGCTCGTCGTCCTTGGCGTCCTGCGTTCTGCCGTTCTGGGCCTCGACCCCGAAGGCCTTTCCCCGCATCGTCCATGCGATATGCGCGTCGGAGTGCAGGTCGAGGTCGTTCTCGTCGTACTCCCCGGTCCCGTTCCCCATATCGTGGTGCCCGGGATGGGCGATGATGGGAAAGCCGCCGTCGTCCCAGGTCTTTTCCAGGGCGAGGTCGACCGCCGTGAAGTTGTCCACCCAGTTCCA
The sequence above is a segment of the Acidobacteriota bacterium genome. Coding sequences within it:
- a CDS encoding FG-GAP repeat protein → MHTMKCWFCLFSWAMLAGVFPAASAATYPVGPGRTYTTLQAVVNLLQPGDLVEVDGDVTYPGGVVFRKPGTAAQPITIRGVRVNGRRPVLSGGTNTVQFMTVWFGPGDDRADHYVFEGFEVTGGTSRGIFHQADDLVLRDVLVHHCPKQGILGADWGSGSLWMEYCEVHHCGGGEGDHQIYIATDEGYHPGSVFRMQHCYVHDGNGGNSVKSRAERNEIYYNWIEGGYYHELDLIGSEEYDEPVAREDSDVVGNVIWKKTIPSGYTDYWYVARVGGDGTGDSYGRFRFVNNTILCGGRAVFRIHYGIESVEMHNNVFWRVGGGPVTVFTEQDIDWRPGQRTIGGSGNWVPTGSSSIPAGWIGTLTGADPGFADLAGGDLSPAGGSPLLDHGTSSPASPPGYPFPNPLFPPAFLPDASAQAPGTAQPRAVDGAIDIGAFEHGSLRTLCDFNRDGRTDILWRNTATGDAVVWMMNGAAPTSTRPLPLVDPVWFLTATGDFDGDGAADLLWCHSGAGYLSVWFMDGTAVRETRPVSSVPVEWRVAAAPDLDADGKCDILWRHASNGSNAVWYMDGAAVTGSAALPAVDTAWELTSAADFDGDGVPDLLWRHPSSGNNVVWFLDGLAVTGSALLQAVPAPWDIAATGDFDGDSQTDILWRNGSTGDTVIWFMSGTAVIDDACVQQVPAPWAIAN
- a CDS encoding FG-GAP repeat protein → MLKINFCPLKALLPAALVLGAGLCCVPAATLHVDDDNGTGTYNGTARYPYRTIQAAVNAAAAGDTVKVAAGNYGYVAVSSKAVVLWGGFRGGTAADYQNGPGGDFTTWDRFSNVSTITGDASHAGVSLQVTNNDEESLSGAVVTGFRITGGSHGVDVGDNGWPYPRNVTVSDNLIEDNGLQDGSSDNRGGGVVLHGDQLHLLRNDIVNNRSGRGGGVYAGAESADGPGVIDIEGNRIENNRGYNDHGGGVCLAGDTHYFTGNVVKGNRVMESYGWGGGLITYADAAHFNGNTFCSNYAPSCGGGVFVDEGGEAWFDHDLVCHNASMEAGMAGILVDDGTPGRSYAHLRNCTLAYNQGPGDRGGNAVGLFYGSFADVTNCICWGNGDDFNALAGSAFTSITYTLSEETAAGVGNVSADPLFADPDVLQQDFHLRSAGGRFDPTLSGGAGGWVWDAVTSPAVDAGNPADAFDQEPPRNGGRVNLGIYGNTPQASRTAWPTPGSDFDGDGKADLFWRNAVTGDNSIWLMDGAGVKGALAFPAVPPAWKVAATGDFDGDGHVDLLWRHATAGYNVVWYLDGNAVTGEAAMMTVSTAWDVAAAADVNGDGRDDLVWRHLSAGHAVVWYLLEDLRVEAQALPTVDPSWELAAAADFNGDAKPDILWRHTPTGANGVWFLDGVSVLGDAALPAVGTDWRLATVGDFDGDGDADLLWRQPGSGVNAIWALDGLAVTGDAPVQPVPQPWDLVE
- a CDS encoding fibronectin type III domain-containing protein encodes the protein MRIKFSVFFVGFALYFSFFPSLCIQAANPSAHKPPIPAAVAAQGAHPDAWRAGDTHSHTWEPQKFNLDGLDPMRIIAGLGPSIDVAPFDYDWSVSAMDQMFRTYAACGFAWAAITEHSYMDIDDTRIGVNRTDFGREYDWIQGTWNAAFNGVFIGIPGVEMTTLEYDGDGLLDCQYPFPPSYPLDDPDYLYCDLISGRTHSNLLFKSWNWVDNFTAVDLALEKTWDDGGFPIIAHPGHHDMGNGTGEYDENDLDLHSDAHIAWTMRGKAFGVEAQNGRTQDAKDDEHHRRWVSFLRRGCRAFPISASDLHLDLHPLSELGRVATVVYSDELTLPGIVNALRAGCLYASSGGPGIALWVRKPDADCWFGNPGEVGRWQWMGSDGLDLRPRRGGPLETLVSYNVPGGKYRVTLYRGRTEAGIDEPIFTSAEITGPASGVLTWTVPHNYDDGYLRAEVVQTDVGQGNRAFSAPCWFAIDRRIPARICNLRATALDDTHVRLAWSVESGGILPDSFRVLHSTTAISPPTSDYGFDDEGWRQACTVSADRRSVDLAVADPTAVNRYVVNGYVAWDGHPGQGWNGCYSDPAVFPPTRLDKPQNVSVHAQSTSVLKVDFFPPGNQSVSGFQLTCVPASGLVAWLPVEKGPEARSHLFGNLDCNQVSYRVSVRVFLDTGDPARGRIFSDWVSVSASTGWCKPRDLQVTAAYPNVIHLRWTDRILPKSAYVIERFRAGSAAPEAVRTTPTATGVNLQYDVAFIDAALQCGTRYLYRVRRAGAGEAEFTAPTHAWTRPALVTGLQVTNAGFGWVRLEWDYPACGTPNGRFRLEKAPVGSQSWEFATYMPFSGPGEFSTLLGVPVCSRLKFRVRAEIYADSAYLEGAWTGSGDHQALCLPHP